In Patescibacteria group bacterium, a single window of DNA contains:
- a CDS encoding M15 family metallopeptidase — protein sequence MIKYFMSDYLVSVKKYNQKLVELPIKKRIETQYPILIRDEVSKKLAKVSFKLPKNLKLQINGGYRSRKTQEKIWNYRLKQFKNYKNTRKLVFDPKEGIPPHSTGGAVDIGLFNIKTNREINLSNPFQKFYEEANPFSKKISRESHKQRMLIRKLMLNENFAPNPREYWHFSYGDKAWADFYKKKILYSEIYEEEISNLKYNLLKRFVIKIHRKIFQLINKIFKLDLSY from the coding sequence ATGATAAAATATTTCATGAGCGATTACCTTGTAAGTGTGAAAAAATACAATCAAAAATTAGTAGAATTACCAATTAAAAAAAGAATTGAAACACAATATCCGATATTAATTAGAGATGAAGTTTCAAAAAAGCTAGCAAAAGTATCATTCAAATTACCAAAAAATCTAAAACTTCAAATTAACGGAGGTTACAGGTCAAGAAAAACCCAAGAAAAAATTTGGAACTATAGATTAAAACAATTTAAAAATTACAAAAATACTCGTAAATTAGTTTTTGATCCAAAAGAGGGAATTCCTCCACATTCAACAGGAGGAGCAGTCGATATTGGACTATTCAATATAAAAACTAACAGAGAAATAAATTTATCTAATCCTTTCCAAAAATTTTATGAAGAGGCTAATCCATTTTCCAAAAAAATAAGTAGGGAATCTCACAAACAAAGAATGCTAATAAGAAAACTTATGTTAAATGAAAATTTTGCACCCAATCCAAGAGAATACTGGCACTTCTCTTATGGAGATAAAGCATGGGCAGATTTCTACAAAAAGAAAATTTTATATTCTGAAATATACGAAGAAGAAATTTCTAATTTAAAATACAATTTGTTAAAGAGATTTGTAATTAAAATACATAGAAAAATATTTCAGTTGATAAATAAAATATTTAAACTAGACTTAAGCTATTAA
- a CDS encoding penicillin-binding protein 2: MRTKLRIFGFLFVILVCGLIARLFFWQVIDASNLAQQGQLQYQRSDSLTATRGSIYATDGSYLTTDEMDWDLYVTKPDLTENSITIASQIAPIINADINDIRNKIDSGTAWISLQHRVTNDQKKNIEALDIAGVGFDPEPSRTYPESSSSAHILGFVGKDVNGNDKGYFGLEGYYDLTLAGKPGLLDRESDANGTPIVFGNSSQVDPTHGIDLVTNIDKTVQFAIEKELANGLVQYGSKAGSVIMMDPNTGAILGMASSPSFDPGQYWNYTNEDFKDAAISNTFEPGSIFKPIVMASALDAGVVQPDTECDICANIINVDGYPIDTWDSVHHPNSSMTDVIVNSDNIGMTFVGQKLGQDKLYDYLAKFGFGKITGIDLQGEVALPLRTKDTWSDIDTATTTFGQGIAVTPIQILRAIGIIANGGQMVKPEVVKEIKNGTWSSEIKSQIGPRVISQNAAGEITDMMVHAVTDGEAKWAAPAGFSIAGKTGTAQIPVSGHYDPTKTIASFVGFAPAKNPKFVMLVTLQSPTSSEWGSETAAPLWFHIAEDLFPYFGISPNN; encoded by the coding sequence ATGAGGACAAAGCTTCGAATATTTGGTTTTTTATTTGTAATTCTTGTTTGCGGGCTTATTGCCAGACTTTTTTTCTGGCAGGTAATTGATGCAAGTAATTTAGCACAGCAAGGACAACTTCAGTATCAGCGCTCTGATTCACTTACTGCGACGCGGGGAAGTATTTATGCAACAGACGGAAGTTACTTGACTACGGATGAAATGGATTGGGATCTTTATGTCACAAAGCCGGATTTGACAGAAAATTCAATTACAATTGCTTCACAAATTGCTCCAATTATAAATGCTGATATAAATGATATAAGGAATAAAATTGATAGCGGAACAGCTTGGATATCATTACAGCATAGAGTGACAAATGATCAAAAGAAAAATATTGAAGCGCTTGATATTGCCGGAGTTGGTTTTGATCCAGAGCCTTCAAGAACATATCCGGAAAGCTCATCGTCAGCGCATATTTTGGGATTTGTTGGAAAAGATGTCAACGGAAACGATAAAGGGTATTTTGGACTTGAAGGTTATTATGATTTAACTCTTGCTGGAAAGCCAGGATTATTGGATCGAGAATCAGATGCAAATGGAACTCCAATTGTTTTTGGAAACTCAAGCCAAGTTGATCCGACACACGGAATTGACTTAGTTACAAATATTGATAAAACTGTGCAGTTTGCAATAGAAAAGGAACTTGCAAACGGACTTGTCCAATACGGATCGAAAGCTGGCTCTGTAATTATGATGGATCCAAACACTGGAGCGATACTTGGCATGGCATCAAGCCCGAGTTTTGATCCAGGACAATATTGGAACTATACAAATGAAGACTTTAAAGATGCTGCGATTTCAAATACTTTTGAACCCGGTTCTATTTTCAAGCCGATTGTGATGGCTTCTGCTCTTGATGCAGGAGTTGTTCAGCCAGATACAGAGTGTGATATTTGCGCAAATATTATAAATGTTGATGGATATCCGATTGATACTTGGGATAGTGTGCATCATCCAAATTCTTCAATGACAGATGTGATTGTAAATTCAGACAATATTGGAATGACTTTTGTAGGGCAGAAATTGGGCCAGGATAAACTTTATGATTATCTTGCTAAATTTGGATTTGGAAAAATAACCGGAATTGATTTGCAGGGAGAAGTTGCATTGCCGCTTCGAACTAAAGATACTTGGAGCGATATTGACACAGCAACTACGACGTTTGGCCAAGGAATTGCTGTTACTCCAATCCAAATACTTCGAGCAATTGGAATTATTGCAAATGGAGGACAAATGGTGAAGCCTGAAGTGGTTAAGGAAATTAAAAATGGCACATGGAGCAGTGAAATTAAATCACAAATTGGGCCAAGGGTTATTTCGCAAAATGCAGCAGGCGAGATTACAGATATGATGGTACATGCAGTTACTGACGGAGAAGCAAAATGGGCCGCTCCAGCTGGGTTTTCAATTGCAGGAAAAACTGGGACTGCACAGATTCCTGTTTCCGGGCACTATGATCCTACAAAAACAATTGCAAGCTTTGTTGGTTTTGCTCCTGCAAAAAATCCAAAATTTGTAATGCTTGTGACGCTTCAAAGCCCGACTTCAAGCGAATGGGGAAGCGAAACTGCAGCTCCGCTTTGGTTTCATATTGCTGAAGATTTATTTCCTTATTTTGGAATAAGCCCAAATAATTAA
- the rsmH gene encoding 16S rRNA (cytosine(1402)-N(4))-methyltransferase RsmH produces the protein MTVLHEPVLLKEVIEELHIKNQGKYIDATEGAGGYTKAIVDAGGEVLGIDADDSMLEIAKQNVDSEKAKLVNGNFRNIKEIATRYDFYPADGIVFDLGISNVHFADEKRGFSFKNPDAILDMRLNSETQGVMAKDLLNGLREDQLEELFGRSLALRIINFRKQKLFEKVGDLLSLFPEKKFADKTHPATKAFLMLRIAVNSELENLKETLPQAIEILKPGGRLVVVSFNSSEDEIVKHYLQSKSFVLPSDEEIKRNPKSRSAILRSYVKKNNS, from the coding sequence ATGACAGTTTTACACGAGCCAGTACTTTTGAAAGAGGTGATTGAAGAATTGCACATTAAAAATCAAGGAAAGTATATTGACGCAACAGAAGGAGCGGGAGGTTATACAAAAGCAATTGTCGATGCCGGAGGAGAAGTTTTGGGAATTGATGCAGATGATTCAATGCTTGAAATTGCAAAACAGAATGTTGATAGCGAGAAAGCAAAATTGGTTAACGGAAATTTTAGAAATATTAAAGAGATTGCAACTCGTTATGACTTTTACCCAGCTGATGGAATTGTTTTTGATCTGGGGATAAGCAATGTACATTTTGCAGATGAAAAAAGAGGCTTTTCGTTTAAAAATCCTGATGCGATTTTGGATATGAGACTAAATTCAGAAACGCAAGGAGTTATGGCGAAAGATTTATTAAATGGTTTGAGAGAAGATCAGCTTGAAGAATTATTTGGACGAAGCTTGGCTTTGAGAATTATTAATTTTAGAAAGCAGAAATTATTTGAAAAAGTTGGTGATCTTTTAAGTTTATTTCCGGAGAAAAAGTTTGCGGATAAAACACATCCAGCGACTAAAGCATTTTTAATGTTACGTATTGCAGTCAATAGCGAACTTGAGAATTTAAAGGAAACCTTGCCGCAGGCAATTGAAATTTTAAAGCCTGGGGGAAGACTTGTTGTTGTTAGTTTTAATTCGTCGGAAGACGAAATTGTGAAGCATTATTTACAAAGCAAAAGTTTTGTATTGCCGAGTGATGAGGAAATAAAAAGAAATCCAAAATCACGAAGCGCAATTTTGAGAAGTTATGTCAAAAAAAATAACTCGTAA